GCCTGGTTTCAGTGGTGTAGCAGTTACAATGGTGCCTCAGGCACTCATGAATAATAAGATATGTGATAACTAACACTCGACATAAAACAAGATCATTATAGCTCATCATTTATCAATCTCAGGGACAAAAATTTCAAGCGTCTGCACCAGTCACCTGGCAGTATATTCCCTTGCCTATACATACTTATCTAGTCATTAATTTTGCTACTTAGCCTGATTTAGACTTTATCACACCTCACCAAGTGAATGATTGACGCGCAATTTGCATATCAGTTGTGGTTTAAGCAGAGCACACACCTCATTACACCAGCAGATATCACTGCTCCATCTTTtggctgattaaaaaaagatgtgaaataaaacacacaaacatgtcacATCTGAAATCAATCTCATCCTGCATGCATCTAAGAGCGGACAGGATAATGGGGCACATTAGATATGATTCAGTTTCacctgtagaaaaaaaaaccagcATGCAGCCAAGTGGatactataaataaaattgctaTCTGACCGCGTTCCTTAGCAAATGAGGAGATTTTTTGACCTTGCGGTACAGGTCCTGGACTAGTGGGTTACAGCCTATACGGATAACCCCTGTCATAAGGGGGATTCTTCACCTTTTAAGATGGGTCCTGAGAGAACTACTTCAAGTCAACAGTATATTGCGCCTCCTGAAAGACACTTCCCCAAAAGAGTTCAGAAGCTATAATTCACACCATTTGCAGCCTATAAAATGCTGAATTTACCTTGCAGATGGAACATCAACCCAGTTCAATGGAGGGTGATATGGAGCTTTTTTCCTTCCAGTTGTGCTAAGAGCATACTGAAAGAGCCTCGTCTAAAATAGGACCGACGGTGCCTCTTGGAGATAATTCAGGTGTCCCGAAAACGCGCGTCTTGGCTCCTTACAGCAGCGTGTGACGGCCTGCGAAACCGCCGATGCCCTTCAAGAAATCCATGACCAACAGATAAAGGACGGCTCCTTCCCGATACCTTCCACCATTAAATTCTCACGGACAAATGCAGCTCAGCGTAGCTTGTCTGTAAAAAGAAATTTAATGTAACCTGAAGGGTCCCGGTATGGCTCTGAGGCTGCAGCTGTGCGGGATCGCCTCTACTGCGCATTCGCCTGCATGCACCTCCAGAAGAGAAAACGCCTTTGTAGCGAAAGGCTGCTTTATTATCTACAGCGCTGAGTGACTGGTGGTGTGCTGAATCCAGCCAGCTGTTCGTATCGCTTTCACAAGGGTTTCTGGCGACGCAGGGCTCAGTGTGAGTTAATCCAGATTGACTGAAAGGTTGCTGCCATATATTCCCCCTTCTGCCCCCAGACTCCTGTACTGTCAGCCTCTCGCCGCCACCGATCCAGCTCCATTTCTGACCAGAGGTGCTGTGCTCAGAATGGTAATCGGTGCGCCCCGAGCTGCACAGAGACCATTTGTGTGCATAGACAGATGCAATGCCTCCCAGCCTGTCTCACAGGCAGGAaccattatttattcatgtagaTTGAACTCTACTGCACGAAAATGCAGTAGGCCTGCCCATAAGCAGTGgattctttaagaaaaaaaaaagaaagaaagaaagactgaaagGAGCTTATATGGTCAGTAATCGGTAATCATTTAGATGGACAATAAGAAGAACACTGCTAATGAACAGTCATTTAATGTCAGCGCTTTAGGGAAACATGAAACAAATATCAGGTGTATGTCTAAACTCATATGATTGTGACATTAGAAATCACATTGATATTCCTCTGGGTAAAACATTTGATGTGACGATTATTTACATTAGGCCTGGTCTACCTACAGTTTCTCGTAAATCAAACAGCAGTGTTTTACAAGCTTGGATGTCATAGTGCGGTTCTATATTTCAGCATGTATTACATAGGTTGTTGGCAAGAAAGTGTTGACTTGGCTTAAATTGAAGACACTGGCTCCCTGTGGGTCTGGCTGGCACCAGACCCATAACTATCAGATGCACAGGGTCACATGGCCTTTAGTAAGTTGGCAAGGCACAGATGCATAGGtctattacagcagcacactggtcTTTTTGGAGGGGGGTGCTTGCAGACTCAGAGGATTTATTCCCAAGAACAATGGCCTGTGCTGATCCGGGGTCTCTTGGCACTTCAAAATAGGTGTTTGTTGTCATCCAGAGAATTACCCTGAGGAGCTCTACTTGAGATCAATAGCTCCATCCAGTTACAACAGATGCACTTCAAATCAATAGGAATAGCCTGAGAGTTAGTAGTTTAAGCATTCATCGTCATCCAAAACTGGAATGGCAAGAGCAATCAAACGGTTTTTCACTTTTAAGTGtccaaaaacatattttgacttcatactgtatgtgtgactgtgacatggtAGTGGGGTCGGTCCTTGTTACAGCAGGACTGGTGATCGTATCCACATGCAAAGTCTCAGTCTCTTCATGGGCCCATGTGGTATGAAACTAACATTTCAGTCAGCTGCCCACAGTAGGTAGTACACTCAAATATTGACTTACCAATTCCATTTCGAGGAAGTCATTTCCATTAGTCCATCCATCTATCTTTATACCTGCTTATTCCTAATCAGGGTGGTGGGGATGGAGTTtatatcccagcatgcaccgaGCAAAATGCAGGGAGACACCATGGACAGGTCGCCGGTAGGGCTAAGACAAACAACTTCAGTAACTTTCATACTAAAATAGAAAATGCTCAGGTTGACTCCATGCAAAAACAGTAGAGTTTTACAAGAAACCACCCAAATTCACTAGCATTTGATTGGTGGCGAGTGCTAATTTCAAGCCCTGCATGTGAGATATTGTTGTCTAATGTCCGTTATCACAAGTTAACAGTCCATCCCAAGATGTACCACTGACATGCCTTGATTTTCCTGTGCTCTTTTAATGTTGTGATTGACATTTGGGTTTTCACTGAGGCTTGTCTTCAAGGAACCGTTGGTAGGTGAGGCTGTCTGCCCTTTCACCCGTCTGgctctttttttccaggaacAGCCCCATGCTGTCCCGGGGAGGGTCAGCAATGCTGCGACTCCACAGGGGCTCTGTGATGCCCAGGAGCTCCCGCACATGAGCAGAGATGACCTGCAGGAAACATGGAAGAGGTGATCACTTTggaaaaatatacattatttatCCCACCTGTTTTTAAACAGGTGAGTGCCACTGAGACTATGAGGCCTTTTAAAGAGAGAGCTGGCCAAGAGAGCAACAtcatgataaaaacaaaaaagctgcaCATTAACTTGAACAGTGTATCAACTCAGAATCCTAGTCAAAATCATACAGTAGaacaagatgattttttttttttttaagtatacgCTCCAAAAGGCAATAGTCGATGAAATAAGGAGGCTTGTAGGCCAAACCTATTTGAACCATGACTAAATGAAGCAAAGACCTCCTTATTGAGCCAATCTGTCTCACTACCCTTCATTATCAGTTTAAACTCACCAAGAGAGACTAGTTCTTAAAGCTTTGTATTTAGCCTTTCTGCCTCATTTTACAGTGAGCTCCATAAAGAGGGAGCAGAGTACATAAAGGCACTTTTGGCTAATTTAGTTCTGACCTCAGGGAGTCATAACAAAAGCAATTCCTCTGGCTGTAAACAGCATATATGAGATATAATTATCTGGTGTTTATTGACAATGATGCTTGGCTCCAAGGCAAAACTGTACTTGGATGTCAAACCGTTATATTATGTCTGTGGTGCTAAAACTGATGTGAAACTGAACTGGCGCTGATTGCTCTTGTATTTCTGGTGTTGACTGAAACTTATCTCAGAAAAGGCTTAGAGGTTCGATATCGGTGACATAATGTTATACAATTTTTGTTAACCGGATCATGGGGTTTTCTTACAGGAGCTATGCTCAAACACCAACTTGAGCACTTTGAAATTTCCTTTTGAAGTGGTGAGGGCCactatttttggcattttgaaaGAACAGTACATTTTGATAATTGGCACAAAggtaagagagaggagagcgagctGTTAGCAGACAAGAGGCCTGCATAATCACGCCACACCATCTGTAATTTATGACACCACGGTCCCTTGAGAGCTTACAAACAAAAGCTTgaatttcttcctcttcctcctcttagCTACCTGCATATCCTTAAAATCGGTGATCCCAAGTCTTGGAAGGTAGACACAGTTCACATAGATGAGCTTCCGTCCTGTGATGAAGTTTTCCGTGAAACACGCCTGCGACAGAGAAAGGATGAGGATGCTGAGAAATGAAATACACTCCCACTTATTTTTCTCACGTCAGTTCACATATGGCCTGTGGAAAGATGTGAATAATTTCAAGTTTTCCACAGATTTCATTCTTTTCTGCagaaacattacattttgttgATATGTTTATGGTAACAAAGatgataatgcattttttaattaattaaattttactGCTTGCCAAATTtccacataaacaaatgcaaatttataAACAAAAACCCTCAGTTCTGTGTGTTCATGAAGGAAATGGAATGATACATGCCACAAATTCCTTACAAAGCAAATAGCTATCAAAACTATTCATGTACAATAGTTTCAGTGTCTTAAAGTGAGTTGATTGCAGTACACtggctttattattattattattattagtagtagtagtagcatcaTATctttttgttaagtatattttgtttttgctgtatgtCTCTTTTGCAGCCTGCTTTATGCTTTAATGACTTAGTGCTCCATCTGTTTGCAATCCACGTCGTTATCCTCTTTGTTCATGACTTGACATaaagatttacacacacaaaaaaaagtctgtaaGTTGGTGGAAACTCTTCTCTTAGTGTAAGGACAACTCAGCCTACTTTGTACTGTGGATATCCTATGGACTCAATCCAAGTTGCAACGTCTTGACAGCTCCAGCGTAGGACGTCCATGTTGCCTGTGTggttgttgccatggaaactgtcACTTCTAGGTGTTAGTTTCCTTAGCCTTAGCAGAAATGCAGTTAAGATTGGCGTTGAAAACGCCGAGTCTCTTGTGTTGGAAGTGCGGACTATTGTTAATGAACCTTAAATTTTCAAAAGGAAAGTTACTGAAACGCGTATGGGACGTTTCAAGTTAATTAAACAACTTCACAGGTTGACTTTAGCCCAATGAATCACACCTAAAAGAAATGAGGTGGGTTTTATCAGTGGTGGCTGGGGCTGCTTTTAGAGCAGCCAATCGGCTTCATACAATTTAGGGCGGCTGGTAATTTGCGCCGATTGATTGGTTGTTAAATTCGGTTTGTCCCGCCCACGTTCAAGAAAAACGGCGAATGTCTGGCCGTTGCTTTCGCAGATCAACAAATCATCGCCGCCTGTGCTAAAGCAGAGACAGGGGCCGCTGAGGCTTGGAGATCGTGGCAAAGCGCAGCATTGGCGCTTTGACTGCATGGTATCTGCCGTCTGAAGTTCTCTGCCATCTGGGTGTCTTTCGGGTCGATTGAAGGGCTCCGTAGCAGGAACAGGAACAAGCTAAACCTCAGCAATGGCAGCGTTTCTTGCCAGGTCCCTGTTGACCAAGAAGGTAAAGCTAACGCCTGTTCATCTTCTAGagtatcattgtttttgttcGCAGCTGGAACAAGCTAGCCTAAGCCTTGCTAGCTAACAAAGTCAGtgcctttcacacacacacattgcagacAGTTCACCCCTTAAATATTTATGGTGCACTCTACGCAAGATTGGGTATGTAAaagcaggttttatttgcatcacaTGACCACAGGTGACAGGTCAAGTTTGCACTCAGACTTTGCTGCTGTTCCTGGGCCCTTGGAGTAGCAATTTAATAAATATGAACTGAAGGTGCTTGTTTTGCTCTTGCAGGCCCCTCTCCAGTTGGGTCGCATGTCCTACTCCTCCTCAGTGGTAAGAGTTTTTCAGCCTTCAAAACCTATCAATGAACAAATGCATGTGATTCAGGCAGTTTATAGTGTATGCAATTGGCTAACATTATGCATCACATCTATATATGTACTAGTGTAGGATTATATAAATGGTTACAGTGATGATGTAACCTGAGTGGAAGGTTGTTTAATAATCATTGTAACTTAACTGTAATCCTCCAGCCCACCACTAAGCTGTTCATAGATGGCAAGTTTGTGGAGTCCAACACGTCTGAATGGCTTGACATTCACAACCCTGTAAGTATCCCTCGATCGAGAGGTAACCCTAACCCGCACAGCTCCTTGCTGAAACAAGATATGTCCTGTACATGAACATGGACGGAAGCTGAATACACATAACTGATGTATCTTAAATGTCAACATGGTGTGAAGGTATTGAGTGGGAAAAGCTTTGATTTGCCAATATCTGCTAATTTAAAGTGTATAAATAAGAACCCACTCTACACAGCTAGTTGAACTGAAAatgcatgtttatgtatttatgttctCCATCAGTCCAGCCTCACTGGACTGTGAGTTGTCAAGTGTTTGCCTCTAGCAAGGCAACAGTTGATGTTTATAGAATGCAAAAAACAACCATGCACCCAAACTCCTTAAATTTTCATATCTGTAATGGATCAAAGAACAAAAgtgtttattaattttaatgtaaaaaatcaCAGGAGTGATAGCTATTGCTTTCCCTGCTCTCAGTCAAATGTAATGTCATCTGACTGCTGTCCTGTACTGTTTGAATGGGCTGTCTCCTTTTCCATAGGCCACTAATGAGGTGGTGGGACGTGTTCCCAAAGCCACCCAGGAAGAGATGCTGGCAGCTGCAGACTCCTGCTCCAGGGCCTTCCAGTCCTGGTCCGAGACCTCTATCCTCAGCAGGCAGCAGATCTTCCTCCGCTACCAGCAGCTCATCAAGGACAATGTCGTAAGGAAATGCACTGTGCTCTGTTTTGACGCTGGGTGTTATGGCTGGAGTCACTTTCACAGTGACAAGGACTTTGTTTTGTTAGAATAAGGCTTCACCTTGCCCATGttgaataaatataattattgtTGTCACAGTGATCTGCATTGTAATGTTAAGTTGTTacatcaaacaaaaatgataaattgtgaaatgaatgaatgaaatattttaatgaatattatTTGATAATGTCAGAATTGAAGTTTATACATCCAAATAGTGTATCACAATATAAATCCACTTAGACTACAAAGGACACTGAATTATTGCTCAGCCCTACCCTGTCATGtcagaatatgaaaatgatcagtaactggattgccgtttttatcatttatcagcgtttttccatttccttgAGAACCAATAAGAAAGCAATAGGTTTTTGCTCCTTGCTGATGGTTTGAGTTCTAGCTCAAAGGGTTTTCCCCTTGGTGTTTCAGAAAGAGCTGGCCAAGGTGATCACACTGGAGCAGGGCAAAACTCTCGCTGATGCTGAGGGCGATGTGTTCAGAGGCCTGCGTAAGTAAAACACAGACCTGGCTCCCAGCCATGCTACTGAGTTGTGATAGTGGTACTGGAATAAAGAAGGCTGAATGTGTAGTCACTTTGTCAGATCACATTCCCTTATTGAAACCATTAGTGCTCTGTTGTTTTATATCATCTCTCCTGTGCACACCTAGGGGAAAGTTCGACACTAAGTGGCTGCAGGCTGTCCTATTTTTGTGTAACCAGATACCCCCAGTAAAACCAACTTTCACTGCAAATTAATGTGGttgcagggtttttttgtttcagcatTTGCCCCCTTTGGGATGTAAAGGCTTGCATGAATTCATTTTCAGCAATTCTTCAAAATGCCCAACTGAACAAAGCCGGTGTATAGAAACAGTAATCTACTGCATAGCATTGTTTGTCCCTTGTGTTGCAATGTGATCGTCTTTTTTGGGGTTTTACTCTTCctgttttttatgccttttataAAAACCCTAAACTCTGCTTTCAGTTGCATAACATAAAGATTCACTTTCCCTATAGGATTTCCCCTATTGAAAGGTGCTTGTTGACATCCACTAGTGACAAATATGTTGCTCATCTAAAAACAAGCCAGGATCTATTTGGAAATGTAAAGGAAAGTAATATTTCATTTGCAACAAGAAGCGGCTGCCAAAGTCTTTTTGTACTCCTTAGTGCGGTGCCCAGTTTTAGGATGTGCAAATGATTTTGGCTCACTAACTTCAACTTATCAGCTATAGGACAGGCTGCATTGGCAGGTGTGCCAGCATTAGATTAACTACAGTAGTGGGGAATGGAACAACTTGATGAATGTTTCAGGACAAAATAACAGTTTGCGATGAAgttaaaaaaaggatttttttttttttttggcaagaggCCTAAGTACAGACTGGATAATATAATGTAAGGTGCATCTTAAATCATCTCAAGCCATACATATTTCCTTTTGAAATGGTTTAGAAATGATCTCATTTCTCAGATGCTGTACCTCTTTTGTGGTTTGCCTCACCCACCGCCCTCCTCTTTACCCTGTAGAGGTGGTTGAGCACGCCTGCAGCGTTACATCCCTCATGCTGGGTGAAACGTTGCCCTCCATCACCAAGGACATGGACACTTACACTTACCGTCTGCCCATCGGAGTGTGTGCCGGCATCGCCCCTTTCAACTTCCCTGCTATGATCCCCCTGTGGATGTTCCCCATCGGCATGGTTTGTGGCAATACCTACCTGATGAAACCCTCTGAACGTGTCCCAGGATGCACCATGCTCCTGGCCAAGATGCTGCAGGACTCCGGGGCACCAGATGGTACACTAAACATCATCCACGGCCAGCATGCAGGTgagcgtgcctgtgtgtgacaGCACAGCATTAAGATGAAATATGGGATCGGGTAGCAACAACCACGTGCGTCTCATTCAGAAGCGGATAAATAAATTGTTTGCAGCGTGTTCAGCAAAAGTAAAGGCCAGAgatcatttaaacatttatgtTACACCCCTTGGCAACATGAATGTGGTGGATTTGCATGGTCTGCACCAACTGTATCTGTAAGTAATTCCCCACATGCCTTAAGCGAGAGAGATCCATTTGAATCTACATCAGCGGTCGATGTGCTGTTGTTCAGGGTGCAATTTAGATGAAGGGGAGTGGATTTACAGTATCCATTTGTGTCTCATGTAGCGGTGAACTTCGTCTGTGACCATCCTGCCATCAAAGCCATCAGCTTTGTGGGCTCCAACCAGGCTGGAGAGTACATCTATGAGCGGGGCTCCAAGAACGGCAAGAGAGTGCAGTCCAACATGGTACATCAAGAGCACAACAGTACTTAACATCCTTAAACTAAATAAGCTATTTTAAAGCATTGGgcaatacagacaaaatcaaaattatatatttgaacAAGAcagtattgtagggatgactggaACTTCCATAAGATACTTACACACgatattttttaatgaacagtTATTAGTAATGCGGATATCCACATGGAtcaccaagcaggtagaggcaaattaTACAACCACTAAAACAATCTGCATTATAGTAAAGTTATTAAATTTTATGAACTCAgtctttaaaaccaagaaaataccacacttatgtcatatcatgatatgacattTCCATATGACATTTCCATAATCCCAGCTATCTGGACttgtatcacaatattgatataatgtCAGTGTGTTGAACAGCTCTACTAATTATCTGTGTCACTGGGTAGAAACTGTTTGCCATGACAACCAACACATTATGCACAGTTTCTGTCGTCAGGTGCAGAAATATATAGACCACAAGATTTACTCCTGTTCTGATACTGAGACTAAACCTCAATTCTTGGCTGCAAATCCCtgatgtttgttaaatatgtgaTTAGCATTTCGCTGAACCTATTTGATGTGCTTCAACGTATTGCAGAGA
The genomic region above belongs to Myripristis murdjan chromosome 24, fMyrMur1.1, whole genome shotgun sequence and contains:
- the LOC115356370 gene encoding sterile alpha motif domain-containing protein 15-like; translated protein: MDVLRWSCQDVATWIESIGYPQYKACFTENFITGRKLIYVNCVYLPRLGITDFKDMQVISAHVRELLGITEPLWSRSIADPPRDSMGLFLEKKSQTGERADSLTYQRFLEDKPQ
- the LOC115356382 gene encoding methylmalonate-semialdehyde dehydrogenase [acylating], mitochondrial-like, whose product is MAAFLARSLLTKKAPLQLGRMSYSSSVPTTKLFIDGKFVESNTSEWLDIHNPATNEVVGRVPKATQEEMLAAADSCSRAFQSWSETSILSRQQIFLRYQQLIKDNVKELAKVITLEQGKTLADAEGDVFRGLQVVEHACSVTSLMLGETLPSITKDMDTYTYRLPIGVCAGIAPFNFPAMIPLWMFPIGMVCGNTYLMKPSERVPGCTMLLAKMLQDSGAPDGTLNIIHGQHAAVNFVCDHPAIKAISFVGSNQAGEYIYERGSKNGKRVQSNMGAKNHGVVMPDANKENTLNQLVGAAFGAAGQRCMALSTAILVGEARDWLPELVERSKALRVNSGDQPGADVGPLISPEAKDRVNSLIQSGVDEGAKLLLDGRNVRVKGYEKGNFVGPTILAGVSPEMTCYKEEIFGPVLIVLEADSLDEAISLINRNKYGNGTAIFTTNGATARKYTHEVDVGQIGVNVPIPVPLPMFSFTGSRGSFRGDTNFYGKQGIQFYTQIKTVTSQWKAEDATLKSPAVTMPTMGR